Proteins encoded together in one Triticum dicoccoides isolate Atlit2015 ecotype Zavitan chromosome 7B, WEW_v2.0, whole genome shotgun sequence window:
- the LOC119338980 gene encoding RING-H2 finger protein ATL32-like, whose amino-acid sequence MTFAHLAHSPAPPPSHPWPSGRSSKDDSASQGGIIAGLVIGFVASLLLFTVAWSVFKGHRNSRARARAAAAAAARPWPPPEPYRPRSDEERQSRSGSDPSQTARLPAFTYSPSVKHNVAGGGEEVATCSVCLGAFLLGETVRLLPVCVHLYHVGCIDPWLDAHSTCPLCRSDTDPTIDAVRILPV is encoded by the coding sequence TGGCCGTCGGGAAGATCTTCGAAGGATGACTCCGCGTCTCAAGGCGGGATCATCGCTGGCCTCGTCATCGGCTTCGTGGCCTCCTTGCTCCTCTTCACCGTGGCGTGGAGCGTCTTCAAGGGACACCGCAACAGCCGCGCTCGCGCCcgcgccgcggcggcggccgccgctcgGCCGTGGCCACCGCCGGAACCTTACCGCCCACGCAGCGACGAAGAGCGGCAGAGCCGAAGCGGCAGCGACCCGAGCCAGACGGCCCGTCTGCCGGCGTTCACGTACAGCCCGTCCGTGAAGCACAACgtggcgggcggcggcgaggaggtggcgaCGTGCTCGGTGTGCCTCGGTGCGTTCCTGCTCGGTGAGACGGTCCGGCTGCTGCCGGTGTGCGTGCACCTCTACCATGTCGGGTGCATCGACCCGTGGCTGGACGCGCACTCGACGTGCCCGCTCTGCCGCTCCGACACCGACCCGACGATCGACGCCGTCCGGATACTGCCTGTTTAG